A region from the Polaribacter sp. Hel1_33_78 genome encodes:
- a CDS encoding peptidase domain-containing ABC transporter, translating into MDDKQLNPWQRFVGLLILEKKDIFQIFYYAIFGGVVALSLPLGIQAIINLIQGAQISTSWVVLVIVVTFGVIFSGALQLMQLRIIETIQQRIFMRASFELSYRFPKIKMSELRNYYPPELANRFFDTLTIQKGLSKILIDVPTAILQILFALILLSFYHPFFIVFGVLLLLLIFIVFKFTARKGLETSLIESKNKYKVVHWIQEIARTVVSFKLSGNTNLAMSKNDDLVSEYLEARENHFKILLLQFSQMIGFKVIVTAGLLLIGGALVLRQEMNIGQFVAAEIIILLVIASVEKLIIGLESFYDVLTSIEKIGQVVDKELESQDGETPLFKNGLILELDEVSYGVKDREKSIIINMSFKLSPKSRVLVVGESGAGKSSLLRLISGVIEPTAGNIYINNLSLSSLHLNHYRSQLGLSLSEETPFEGSIRENLIFGNESIKDDLIFDVLENVGLSQFLKEQPNGLDTVIYPEGKQMSYTIAKKMILARAIIKQPKIMILEDPLDQFNLEETISIINYLTDEKRPWSLIVVSSKKSWRSKCTQTITLEKGQIKSIN; encoded by the coding sequence ATTGATGATAAACAATTAAATCCTTGGCAGCGTTTCGTAGGTTTGCTAATTTTAGAGAAAAAAGATATTTTTCAAATATTTTACTATGCAATTTTTGGAGGCGTGGTAGCGCTCTCTTTACCTCTGGGAATTCAAGCAATTATTAATTTAATTCAAGGTGCACAAATCTCTACATCCTGGGTTGTTTTAGTTATTGTTGTAACGTTTGGTGTTATTTTTTCTGGTGCTTTACAATTAATGCAATTAAGAATTATCGAAACCATACAACAACGGATTTTCATGAGAGCCTCTTTCGAATTGAGCTACCGTTTTCCAAAAATTAAAATGTCAGAATTACGTAATTATTATCCGCCAGAATTGGCGAATCGTTTTTTTGATACACTGACCATTCAAAAAGGATTATCAAAAATTTTAATTGATGTTCCTACGGCAATATTACAAATTCTTTTTGCATTAATTTTACTATCATTTTATCATCCATTTTTTATTGTATTTGGTGTATTATTACTCCTATTAATTTTTATAGTTTTTAAATTTACAGCTAGAAAGGGATTAGAAACTAGTTTGATAGAATCTAAAAATAAATATAAAGTTGTCCACTGGATACAAGAAATTGCAAGAACAGTAGTAAGTTTTAAACTGTCCGGAAACACCAATTTAGCAATGTCTAAAAACGATGATTTAGTAAGTGAATATTTAGAGGCGAGAGAAAATCACTTTAAAATTTTACTCTTACAATTTTCTCAAATGATAGGTTTTAAGGTAATTGTAACTGCTGGTTTATTGTTAATTGGTGGAGCTTTAGTCTTGAGACAAGAAATGAATATTGGTCAGTTTGTTGCTGCAGAAATCATTATTCTTTTAGTAATAGCCTCAGTAGAAAAGTTAATTATTGGATTAGAATCTTTTTATGACGTGCTTACATCCATCGAAAAAATTGGTCAAGTAGTAGATAAAGAATTAGAATCACAAGATGGGGAAACTCCTCTCTTTAAAAATGGTTTGATCTTAGAGCTAGATGAAGTTTCTTATGGAGTTAAAGATAGAGAAAAGTCAATTATTATAAATATGTCTTTTAAGTTATCTCCAAAGAGCAGAGTTTTAGTTGTTGGTGAAAGTGGTGCAGGAAAATCTAGTTTACTTCGTTTAATTTCAGGGGTTATAGAGCCTACAGCTGGAAATATTTACATTAATAATTTATCATTAAGTAGTTTACATTTAAATCATTACAGATCTCAATTAGGCTTATCTCTTTCAGAGGAAACTCCTTTTGAAGGTTCAATAAGAGAAAATTTAATTTTTGGAAATGAAAGCATAAAAGATGATTTAATTTTTGATGTTTTAGAGAATGTTGGATTATCTCAATTTTTAAAAGAGCAACCCAATGGTTTGGATACTGTCATATATCCTGAAGGAAAACAAATGTCTTACACTATTGCTAAAAAAATGATTTTAGCGAGAGCCATTATCAAACAACCTAAAATAATGATTTTAGAAGACCCTTTAGATCAATTTAATTTGGAAGAAACAATTAGTATTATCAATTATTTAACGGATGAAAAAAGACCTTGGTCCCTAATTGTGGTGAGTAGTAAAAAAAGCTGGCGCTCAAAATGTACTCAGACTATTACGTTAGAGAAAGGCCAAATTAAATCCATAAATTAA
- a CDS encoding TetR/AcrR family transcriptional regulator: MKNLLTVLKISVPDKIFIKDPETSELGKRIIERSIILINEIGFESFTFKKLGTKIGSNESSIYRYFESKHKLLLYLSSWYWAWLEYQLVIETFSISNPFNKLEKAVTIATRTIEDDNNFSHINETLLYRIIVNESSKSFLTKEVDTENKEGYFEVYKRLIIRISEMILDVKKEYPYALSLASTIIEGGLHQHFLNEHFLSITNCKEGKTPTNFFIDLVKNTLK, from the coding sequence ATGAAAAATTTATTAACTGTCTTAAAAATTTCTGTTCCTGATAAAATTTTTATCAAAGATCCAGAAACATCAGAATTAGGAAAAAGAATCATTGAGCGAAGTATTATATTGATAAATGAGATTGGCTTTGAAAGTTTTACTTTTAAGAAATTAGGAACAAAAATAGGTTCTAATGAAAGTTCGATTTATCGTTATTTTGAGAGTAAACATAAATTACTTCTTTACCTATCTTCCTGGTATTGGGCATGGTTAGAATATCAATTAGTCATTGAAACTTTTAGTATTTCTAATCCTTTTAATAAGTTAGAAAAAGCAGTTACCATTGCAACAAGAACCATAGAGGATGATAATAATTTCTCTCACATTAACGAAACTTTATTATACAGAATTATTGTAAACGAAAGCTCTAAATCATTTTTAACGAAAGAAGTAGATACAGAAAATAAAGAAGGATATTTTGAAGTTTATAAGAGATTAATTATTAGAATTAGTGAAATGATTTTAGATGTAAAAAAAGAATATCCTTATGCGCTAAGTTTAGCAAGTACAATTATTGAAGGAGGTTTACATCAACATTTTTTAAACGAACATTTCCTATCAATTACCAATTGTAAAGAAGGAAAGACCCCAACAAATTTCTTTATTGATTTAGTGAAAAATACTTTAAAATAA
- a CDS encoding cold-shock protein, whose amino-acid sequence MAKSQQTFSKSEKEKKRLKKRLDKQKKMEARKAEKEENGPTGIQFAYVDHNGNLADTPPDPDLKVEYELEDIQISVTKKEDLPEEDPVRKGKVNFFDSSKGFGFIIDHENGEKYFTHVSGLIDEITENDKVSFELEKGMRGMNAVKVKKI is encoded by the coding sequence ATGGCAAAATCGCAACAAACATTTAGTAAAAGTGAAAAAGAAAAAAAACGTTTAAAAAAACGTTTAGACAAGCAAAAGAAAATGGAGGCTAGAAAAGCAGAAAAAGAAGAAAATGGACCGACAGGAATTCAGTTTGCTTACGTAGATCATAATGGAAATTTAGCAGATACTCCGCCAGATCCAGATTTAAAAGTGGAATACGAATTGGAAGATATTCAGATTTCAGTAACAAAAAAAGAAGATTTACCAGAAGAAGATCCTGTTAGAAAAGGAAAAGTAAACTTTTTCGATTCTTCAAAAGGATTTGGATTCATTATTGACCATGAAAATGGTGAAAAATATTTTACTCATGTTAGTGGTTTAATTGATGAAATTACTGAGAATGATAAAGTTTCTTTTGAACTCGAGAAAGGTATGCGTGGAATGAATGCAGTAAAAGTGAAGAAAATTTAG
- the aroB gene encoding 3-dehydroquinate synthase, which produces MKTIQAVTYPVHFHKDSYQELSKLIEIKNYSTIFILVDENTFEYCYPKFIQNLSIDKTIELIEIESGEINKNLETCIGVWNAITELGGDRKSLLITLGGGVITDLGGFVASCFKRGIDFVNIPTTLLSMVDASVGGKTGVDLGVLKNQIGLFANPELVLVDTDYLSTVSDREIKSGTAEIIKYGITYDVKLFKEIKNNKYLKISDLIFRSVEIKNEVVLQDPKEQNIRKILNFGHTLGHAIESFYLESDEKENLTHGEAIAIGMVCESYMSFKLLGFPKKNVNEIKEVVLSIYNSTILLKKDFCNIMELLKHDKKNINGQVNFVLLNDFEDFKLDCKVSEDLIIESMEFYNS; this is translated from the coding sequence ATGAAAACCATACAAGCAGTAACATATCCTGTTCATTTTCATAAAGATAGTTACCAAGAACTCTCTAAATTAATTGAAATAAAAAACTACTCTACAATCTTTATTTTGGTGGATGAGAATACTTTTGAGTATTGTTACCCAAAGTTTATTCAAAATTTATCTATTGATAAAACTATAGAATTGATAGAAATTGAGTCTGGAGAAATTAATAAAAATTTGGAAACATGCATTGGAGTTTGGAATGCAATTACTGAATTAGGTGGAGATAGAAAAAGTTTGTTAATCACCTTAGGCGGGGGTGTAATAACCGATTTAGGTGGTTTTGTTGCTTCTTGCTTTAAACGTGGAATTGATTTTGTAAATATTCCAACCACTTTATTGTCCATGGTTGATGCTTCTGTTGGTGGAAAAACAGGTGTAGATTTGGGAGTATTGAAAAATCAGATTGGGTTGTTTGCTAATCCTGAGTTGGTATTGGTAGATACTGATTATTTATCAACGGTTTCTGATAGAGAAATTAAATCTGGAACCGCAGAAATTATTAAATATGGTATTACTTATGATGTTAAATTATTTAAGGAGATAAAGAATAATAAGTATTTAAAAATCAGTGATTTAATATTTCGTTCTGTAGAGATAAAAAATGAAGTAGTTTTGCAAGATCCTAAGGAACAGAACATACGTAAAATTTTAAATTTCGGTCATACTTTAGGTCATGCAATTGAATCTTTTTATTTAGAATCTGATGAGAAAGAAAACCTGACACATGGAGAAGCGATTGCTATTGGAATGGTTTGTGAAAGTTACATGTCTTTTAAGTTGTTAGGTTTTCCTAAAAAGAATGTAAATGAAATAAAAGAAGTAGTTCTATCCATTTATAATAGCACTATTTTGTTAAAAAAAGATTTTTGTAACATTATGGAGTTGCTAAAACACGATAAGAAAAACATAAACGGACAAGTAAATTTTGTGCTTTTAAATGATTTTGAAGACTTTAAGTTAGATTGTAAAGTTTCTGAAGATTTAATTATTGAAAGTATGGAGTTTTATAATTCTTAA
- a CDS encoding proline dehydrogenase family protein translates to MKLFDNTEIAFSLKSDSQLERAYFLFRMIQNQPMVRIGSAVTNFALKAHLPIEGLIRSTVFDHFCGGVTEDDCLPIIDNMYNNGKVHSVLDYSVEGKDEEVSFDGALAKIIRIINFCEEKQSIPFAVFKPSGFGRFALYQKLSEGKKLTSKEEEEWNRVVARFHKVCKLAVKKDVPLLIDAEESWMQKAADELIEELMELYNKEKAIVFNTLQMYRHDRMNYLKELHKRAKEKNFYIGIKVVRGAYMEKERERAEEKGYPSPICTDKKATDLNYDTAIKYMMEQPKMALFAGTHNENSSYLVMDLAKTHNIKVDDNRLWFGQLFGMSDHISYNLASKGYNVAKYLPFGPVRDVMPYLIRRAEENTSVAGQTSRELNLLKTERKRRKL, encoded by the coding sequence ATGAAACTTTTTGATAATACAGAAATTGCTTTTTCTTTAAAATCCGATTCCCAATTAGAGCGTGCCTATTTTTTGTTTAGGATGATACAAAATCAACCAATGGTAAGAATTGGTAGCGCAGTTACTAATTTTGCATTGAAAGCACATTTACCTATAGAAGGTTTAATCCGTTCAACAGTTTTCGATCATTTTTGCGGAGGAGTAACAGAAGATGATTGTTTGCCAATTATAGATAATATGTATAATAACGGCAAAGTTCATAGTGTTTTAGATTATTCCGTAGAAGGTAAAGATGAAGAAGTAAGTTTCGATGGTGCCTTAGCAAAAATTATAAGAATCATTAACTTTTGTGAAGAAAAACAATCCATTCCGTTTGCCGTTTTTAAACCGTCCGGCTTTGGTCGTTTTGCTTTATATCAGAAATTATCTGAAGGAAAAAAGTTAACCTCTAAAGAGGAAGAAGAGTGGAATAGAGTAGTAGCACGTTTTCATAAAGTATGCAAACTAGCCGTTAAAAAAGATGTTCCTTTGCTAATTGATGCAGAAGAAAGCTGGATGCAAAAAGCTGCAGATGAGTTAATTGAAGAATTAATGGAGCTCTATAACAAAGAAAAAGCTATTGTTTTTAATACATTACAAATGTATAGACATGATAGAATGAACTACCTAAAAGAACTTCACAAAAGAGCAAAAGAGAAAAATTTTTATATTGGTATAAAAGTGGTGCGAGGCGCTTACATGGAAAAGGAACGAGAAAGAGCGGAAGAAAAAGGGTATCCTTCTCCAATCTGCACAGACAAAAAAGCCACAGATCTTAATTATGATACTGCTATAAAATACATGATGGAACAACCAAAAATGGCACTTTTTGCAGGAACCCACAATGAAAATAGCTCTTATTTAGTGATGGATTTAGCAAAAACACACAATATTAAAGTAGATGATAACCGCCTTTGGTTTGGTCAGTTATTTGGTATGAGTGATCATATTAGCTATAATCTAGCCAGCAAAGGTTATAATGTAGCAAAATATTTACCCTTTGGTCCCGTTAGAGATGTAATGCCTTATTTAATAAGAAGAGCGGAAGAAAACACTTCCGTTGCTGGACAAACTAGTAGAGAACTAAATCTTTTAAAAACGGAGAGAAAGCGCAGAAAATTATAA
- a CDS encoding LETM1 domain-containing protein — translation MNSIEEIKTLLHRNKLRLAQELKQSKEAVFLIKKGTHSSLTEEEKEKVKIQLLDICKAIPALAVFLLPGGALLLPLLIKLIPDILPSAFQENFEE, via the coding sequence ATGAATAGCATAGAAGAAATAAAAACGTTACTTCATAGAAATAAATTAAGACTTGCTCAAGAATTAAAGCAAAGTAAAGAAGCTGTGTTTCTTATAAAAAAAGGGACTCATTCTTCATTAACAGAGGAAGAAAAAGAAAAGGTTAAAATACAGTTGTTAGATATTTGTAAAGCAATACCAGCATTGGCAGTTTTTTTACTCCCTGGCGGCGCTTTACTATTACCGCTTTTAATAAAATTAATTCCTGATATTTTACCGTCTGCTTTTCAAGAAAATTTTGAAGAATAA
- the typA gene encoding translational GTPase TypA: MQPIRNIAIIAHVDHGKTTLVDKIIDQAKILDDRKERTDLLLDNNDLERERGITILSKNVSVNYKNTKINVIDTPGHADFGGEVERVLKMADGVLLLVDAFEGPMPQTRFVLGKALELGLTPIVVVNKVDKENCTPDIVHEKVFDLMFALEATEEQLDFATVYGSAKNNWMSTDWRNETDNIIPLLDAVLESIPKTTYNEGTPQMQITSLDFSSFTGRIAIGRVFRGDLQVGKDYMLCKADGSTKKVRIKELHVFEGMGKVQVDKVPCGDICAITGIEGFEIGDTIADLENPEALPRTEIDQPTMSMLFTINNSPFFGKEGKYVTSRHLRDRLFKELEKNLALKVETTDSEDKFNVFGRGVLHLSVLIETMRREGYELQVGRPQVILKEIDGKKHEPMETLSIDVPEDAASKAINLVSLRKGDLLIMEPKGDLQHLEFSIPSRGLIGLRNRILTATAGTAIINHRFSEYGPYKGDFTEDIKGAIVSSAAGKATAYALNRLQDRGRFFIDINQEIYIGQVIGENSKSDDLAVNLIKGKQLTNMRKSGTDDAMKIAPKVDFSLEENMEYIKGDEYLEVTPESLRMRKITFKG, translated from the coding sequence ATGCAACCAATTAGAAATATTGCTATTATAGCTCACGTAGATCACGGAAAAACAACCTTAGTTGATAAAATTATTGATCAAGCAAAAATTTTAGACGATCGAAAAGAACGCACAGATTTATTGTTAGATAATAATGATTTAGAAAGAGAAAGAGGAATTACTATTCTTTCTAAAAACGTATCTGTAAACTATAAGAACACAAAAATTAACGTAATTGATACTCCTGGTCACGCCGATTTTGGTGGTGAAGTTGAGCGTGTATTAAAAATGGCTGATGGAGTTTTATTATTAGTTGATGCATTCGAAGGGCCTATGCCTCAAACTCGTTTTGTATTAGGTAAAGCCTTAGAGTTAGGATTAACACCAATTGTTGTTGTAAATAAGGTAGATAAAGAAAACTGTACGCCAGATATTGTACATGAAAAAGTTTTTGATTTGATGTTTGCTTTAGAAGCAACTGAAGAGCAATTAGATTTTGCAACTGTTTATGGTTCTGCAAAAAATAATTGGATGAGCACAGACTGGAGAAATGAAACAGATAATATTATTCCTCTGCTAGATGCTGTATTAGAATCTATTCCAAAAACTACATACAATGAAGGAACTCCACAAATGCAAATTACTTCTTTAGATTTCTCATCATTTACAGGTAGAATTGCTATTGGACGTGTTTTTAGAGGCGATTTACAAGTAGGTAAAGATTACATGTTGTGTAAAGCAGATGGTTCTACTAAAAAAGTAAGAATTAAAGAACTACACGTATTCGAAGGAATGGGTAAAGTTCAAGTAGATAAAGTTCCATGTGGAGATATTTGTGCAATTACAGGTATAGAAGGATTCGAAATTGGTGATACTATTGCTGATTTAGAAAACCCAGAAGCATTGCCAAGAACAGAAATTGACCAACCTACAATGAGTATGTTGTTCACCATCAACAATTCTCCTTTCTTTGGTAAGGAAGGTAAATATGTAACATCTCGTCATTTAAGAGACAGATTGTTTAAAGAATTAGAGAAAAACTTAGCTTTAAAAGTTGAAACTACAGATTCTGAAGATAAATTTAATGTTTTTGGACGTGGAGTTTTACACTTATCAGTTTTGATTGAAACCATGCGTAGAGAAGGATATGAATTACAAGTGGGAAGACCACAAGTAATTTTAAAGGAAATTGATGGAAAGAAGCATGAACCAATGGAAACATTGTCAATTGATGTTCCTGAGGATGCAGCATCTAAAGCAATTAATTTAGTATCTCTTAGAAAAGGAGATTTATTAATAATGGAGCCAAAAGGAGATCTACAACATTTAGAATTTTCTATTCCATCTAGAGGTTTGATCGGTTTAAGAAATAGAATCTTAACTGCAACTGCTGGTACAGCAATTATTAACCACCGTTTTTCAGAATATGGTCCTTATAAAGGAGACTTTACTGAAGATATAAAAGGAGCTATTGTATCCTCTGCTGCGGGTAAAGCAACAGCATATGCACTGAATCGTTTACAAGATAGGGGACGTTTTTTTATCGATATTAACCAAGAAATTTATATTGGTCAAGTAATTGGAGAAAACTCTAAATCAGATGATTTAGCAGTAAACTTAATTAAAGGAAAGCAATTAACAAACATGCGTAAATCAGGTACAGATGATGCTATGAAAATTGCTCCTAAAGTAGATTTCTCTTTAGAAGAAAACATGGAGTATATTAAAGGAGATGAATATTTAGAGGTTACGCCAGAAAGTTTACGTATGCGTAAGATTACTTTTAAAGGATAA
- a CDS encoding sodium/proline symporter, with translation MQDQSFIIKIAILAIYVGILFLIGILASRRIKSMSDYYVGGKKMGFWAVAFSARATGESGWLLIGLTGMGAMAGYSGYWVVVGELLGVFVSWQFMAKRFKKRSDAFGAITIPDYLNSHFRSKTNTLRIISAAILVVFIVIYVASQIDVTGVAFNSMLGIDYKLGALIGFLIVLAYIFIGGFVAAVWSDLFQGLLMFFGLVLLPIVVWFSMDHGAGVTAGLNAIDPTLTQVMGRSTDVWMNLFTILGFSMIGLGFLGSPQVYVRFMSINDEKEIDKGKWVATTFTLLTDAAAVTIGILARIYFTKEGQDPEAVLGNNGADVLSMVTEEFLPTILVAIFVAIVLSAIMSTIDSLLILASSAITRDFYQKIFRPDIKDESLTKISRIATVIMAFTALIIAMVMNYVSPDRQIFWVILFGWSGIAAAFCPVIILTLFWKGYSEKGAIASMISGFAAVVLFNFVFKEIESIGQYFVAMDVLFPSFVVAMVVGFVVSKKYPPRAEAIKMIEEIDISNE, from the coding sequence ATGCAAGACCAAAGTTTTATAATCAAAATAGCCATATTGGCAATTTATGTTGGAATTTTATTCCTAATTGGAATTTTAGCTTCACGGCGCATAAAAAGTATGAGTGATTATTATGTTGGCGGAAAAAAAATGGGTTTTTGGGCTGTTGCTTTTTCTGCAAGAGCAACGGGAGAATCTGGCTGGTTACTTATAGGACTTACAGGAATGGGTGCTATGGCGGGGTATTCGGGCTATTGGGTAGTTGTTGGAGAATTACTTGGTGTCTTCGTTTCTTGGCAATTTATGGCAAAACGTTTCAAAAAAAGATCTGATGCATTTGGTGCAATAACAATTCCTGATTATTTGAATAGTCATTTTAGATCAAAAACAAATACATTAAGAATTATATCTGCAGCAATTTTGGTTGTATTTATAGTTATTTATGTAGCCTCACAAATAGATGTTACTGGTGTTGCCTTTAACTCAATGCTGGGTATAGATTATAAACTGGGCGCATTAATTGGGTTTCTAATTGTACTCGCCTATATTTTTATCGGTGGTTTTGTAGCCGCCGTTTGGTCAGATTTATTTCAAGGTTTACTGATGTTTTTTGGATTGGTTTTATTGCCAATTGTTGTTTGGTTTTCTATGGATCATGGAGCTGGAGTTACTGCAGGGTTAAATGCTATTGATCCAACTTTAACGCAAGTAATGGGCAGAAGTACTGACGTATGGATGAATCTTTTTACAATTCTAGGATTCTCAATGATTGGTCTTGGTTTTCTTGGTTCGCCTCAGGTATATGTTCGATTTATGTCTATAAATGATGAAAAAGAGATAGATAAAGGAAAATGGGTGGCAACTACCTTTACATTATTAACAGATGCTGCAGCTGTAACCATTGGTATTCTTGCTCGTATCTATTTTACAAAAGAAGGACAAGATCCTGAAGCTGTTTTGGGAAATAATGGTGCGGATGTTTTAAGTATGGTTACAGAAGAGTTCTTACCCACAATCTTAGTAGCAATTTTTGTTGCCATAGTTTTATCTGCAATTATGTCTACCATAGATTCTCTTTTAATATTGGCATCAAGTGCGATTACGCGTGACTTTTATCAGAAAATATTTAGACCAGATATTAAAGACGAAAGTTTAACGAAAATTTCAAGAATAGCAACAGTTATAATGGCCTTTACTGCTTTAATAATTGCCATGGTTATGAATTATGTTTCTCCTGATAGGCAGATTTTTTGGGTGATTCTCTTTGGTTGGTCTGGCATTGCAGCCGCTTTTTGTCCAGTAATTATTCTTACACTTTTTTGGAAAGGATATTCTGAAAAAGGAGCTATTGCCTCTATGATATCAGGTTTTGCAGCTGTTGTATTATTCAATTTTGTATTTAAAGAAATAGAAAGTATAGGACAATACTTTGTTGCTATGGATGTCCTTTTTCCTTCTTTTGTCGTTGCAATGGTAGTTGGTTTTGTAGTCTCTAAAAAATATCCACCGAGAGCTGAAGCTATAAAAATGATTGAAGAAATTGATATCTCAAATGAATAA
- a CDS encoding cysteine dioxygenase family protein, with the protein MNSKKDSTSELKTLNDLITALSEGERTTYNNIIHSIIFQENTFENYASWSNDCYTRNCIVNNDNFEIILICWCEGHVTPIHDHDGEECWVKVINGEFKETIYKEDDKGELNILKTSISKPNEVTYMKDFMGFHRLENVSNKRSMSLHLYAKPIRKCRIFDEKSKAFVNKDLGYDTIA; encoded by the coding sequence GTGAATTCTAAAAAAGATAGCACCTCAGAACTCAAAACATTAAATGATTTAATAACGGCTCTTTCAGAAGGAGAGAGGACGACTTACAACAACATAATACATTCAATAATATTTCAAGAAAACACTTTTGAGAACTATGCTTCCTGGTCTAACGATTGTTATACCCGAAATTGCATTGTAAATAACGACAACTTTGAAATAATTTTAATCTGCTGGTGTGAGGGCCATGTTACGCCAATTCATGATCATGATGGAGAAGAATGTTGGGTAAAAGTAATCAACGGTGAATTCAAAGAAACGATTTACAAAGAAGATGATAAAGGCGAGCTGAATATTTTAAAAACTTCTATTTCAAAACCGAATGAAGTTACTTATATGAAAGATTTTATGGGATTCCATAGATTAGAAAATGTCTCTAATAAAAGAAGCATGTCACTTCACCTTTATGCAAAACCAATTCGTAAGTGCAGAATATTTGATGAAAAATCAAAAGCTTTTGTGAATAAAGATTTGGGTTATGATACCATTGCATAA
- a CDS encoding aminotransferase class V-fold PLP-dependent enzyme — protein MSNINNDLALFNELVEVLITEEEKNPVAERIDSNKLYESVDLSLNDAAMIDDEFKNLLRDVIVSTPKTATNLFFNQLFGGRQSKAVLGDLLAVMLNNSMYTYKVAGPQVGIEQEIIRQSCDLIGYGSKSNGTFPTGGSMSNYMALVMGRDAKDPSCRLHGMTKPMVIYTSKESHYSNSKNASFAGIGRNNIRYIEADSKGRLIPEKLEEQILEDLQNDKIPTYVNATAGTTVLGAFDPIDKIADITEKYKIWLHVDGAYCGSVIFSDNYNHLVKGVERSNSFSYNAHKMLGTPLTCSIILVNDKKYLHDSFSNDADYLYQTDGDDFNLGKTSFQCGRRNDALKFWTLWKSIGTKGLKKIVEQQFDLANVALDYIRSNPNYTLYSFDDSISICFNYKNIEPMALCTALYEHQITVVGFGSFKEDTFIRLVTINANNEKQDILNFFKVLEDFVDKTPSLKRI, from the coding sequence ATGTCAAATATAAATAATGATCTAGCTTTATTTAATGAACTCGTAGAAGTTTTAATTACTGAAGAAGAAAAAAACCCGGTAGCAGAAAGAATAGATTCGAATAAATTGTACGAATCCGTCGATCTTTCGCTGAATGATGCTGCAATGATTGATGACGAGTTTAAAAACTTACTGCGTGATGTTATTGTTTCTACTCCAAAAACGGCAACTAACTTGTTTTTTAATCAACTTTTTGGTGGAAGACAGAGTAAAGCAGTTTTGGGAGATTTATTGGCTGTTATGCTGAATAACAGCATGTACACATATAAAGTAGCCGGTCCACAGGTAGGAATTGAGCAAGAAATTATTAGACAATCTTGCGACTTAATTGGATACGGTTCAAAAAGTAATGGTACGTTTCCAACTGGCGGTTCTATGAGTAATTACATGGCTTTGGTCATGGGGCGTGACGCAAAAGATCCTTCTTGTAGATTACATGGAATGACCAAACCCATGGTTATTTATACTTCTAAAGAATCGCATTATTCTAATTCCAAGAACGCAAGTTTTGCTGGAATTGGAAGAAATAATATTCGTTATATTGAAGCAGATTCTAAAGGAAGATTGATTCCAGAAAAACTGGAAGAACAGATACTAGAAGATCTCCAAAACGACAAGATTCCAACGTATGTGAACGCAACTGCTGGAACGACAGTTTTAGGTGCTTTTGACCCTATTGATAAAATTGCTGATATTACAGAAAAGTATAAGATTTGGCTGCATGTTGATGGTGCATATTGTGGAAGTGTAATATTTAGTGATAATTATAACCATCTTGTAAAAGGAGTAGAGAGATCAAATTCTTTTAGCTATAACGCGCACAAAATGCTCGGAACACCTTTAACATGTTCAATTATATTGGTCAATGATAAAAAATATTTACATGATTCATTTAGCAATGATGCAGATTATTTATATCAAACGGATGGTGATGATTTTAACTTGGGTAAAACTTCTTTCCAATGCGGAAGAAGAAACGATGCCTTAAAATTTTGGACACTTTGGAAATCTATTGGAACAAAAGGTTTAAAGAAAATTGTAGAGCAACAATTTGATCTAGCAAATGTTGCTTTAGACTATATTAGAAGCAATCCTAATTATACTTTGTATAGTTTTGATGATTCGATTTCTATTTGTTTTAATTATAAAAACATTGAACCAATGGCGCTTTGCACTGCATTGTATGAGCATCAAATTACAGTTGTTGGTTTTGGTTCTTTTAAAGAAGATACTTTTATTCGATTGGTAACCATTAATGCAAACAATGAAAAACAAGACATCTTAAATTTCTTTAAAGTTCTGGAAGATTTTGTTGACAAAACACCAAGCTTAAAAAGAATATAA